Sequence from the Leptospira johnsonii genome:
TTGTGACGATGCACTTGCCTTTCCTAATGCTTTCGGTCTGACCGTTCGATTCGCAATGAAAGCCAATCCAGGGCGCACAGTTCTGGAAATATTAAGGAAGAAGGGCATCCATATAGATGCATCTTCCGAACATGAAGTGCAACGTGCGATACTTGCGGGATTCAAACCTTCCGATATTCTACTCACTTCTCAACAATTGGCAAGATCCTTAAAGGATTTGATTCCCCAAGGAGTCCAGTTCAACGCATGCTCTCTGAGGCAATTGGAAGAATTTGGAAAGTTATTTCCCGGAAAAGAAGTAAGCGTTCGTTTTAATCCAGGCTTAGGGTCTGGGGCCACCAAGAAAACGGACGTAGGAGGTAAAACATCCTCGTTTGGGATCTGGCATGAAGAGATCGGAAAAGTAAAAGAGATCGTTTCTAAATACGGACTCAAACTGGTTCGAATTCATACACATATAGGCTCCGGTTCCGATCCGGAAGTTTGGAAGGCAGTGGCACATTATACCTTAGAGATCGCAGCGCAATTCCCTGATTGTAGGACTGTGAATCTGGGCGGAGGTTTCAAGGTGGGAAGGATGATCGGCGAAAAAACAACCGATCCTCAAACCATCGGAAAACCTGTAAAAGAACTCTTTGAAAATTACGCCAAAGAAAAAGGGATCCAACTCAAAATGGAAATAGAGCCTGGTTCCTTCTTAATGGTGAATAACGGAGCAATCCTCACTCAGGTGGATGATATTGTCTACACCGGAGACGGGGGATTTACTTTCGTAAAACTGGATATGGGAATGGATGTGAATACAAGACCTGCTCTGTATGCAGCAAAACATCCATTGGTAGTGATCCCTAGTAAAGAAAAGTCGGAACAAAAGACCGGAGACTTTGTTTACGTAGGGCATTGCTGCGAAAGTGGGGACTTGATCACACAAGAAGAAGGAGGTGGGCCTCAACTAAGGACCACACAAATTCCTGAGATAGGAGACTTGGTAGTGATGGAAGGAGCAGGAGCGTATTGTTCTTCCATGTCCGTAAAAAATTATAATTCTTATCCAGAAACGCCAGAAGTTCTCATCGATCTGGATGGATCTACAAAACTCGTCCGCAAGAAACAAACTTTGGAACAAGTCCTTCAGAATGAAGTCCTGGTTTCCCTCGGGTAATATTTATCTTCTACTTCTTTCGGGAGGAACAGGCTCCCGGATGAAGTCCGATATTCCGAAACAATTTTTAGAATTAAACGGAAAGCCCATCTTACTTCATAGTTTAGAAACTTTTATAGATTGGGGAAAAACCAAAAGTATAGTCCTTGTGTCTCACAAAGATTATATTCCGGACTCCGAAACACTCTGTTCTCCTTTTCTGAGAGAAAGAGATAGAATTGTAGAGGGTGGGGAAACCAGACACGGATCCACGTTAGCCGGAATTTATAGTCTTCAATATTCTGCTAATGATATCATACTCATTCATGATGCAGCTCGTCCATTCGTTTCTTCGGATGATCTGGACAGATTATCCAGCGCTACGGAAGAGTTCGGAGTCGCCACGCTCGCCTCTAAAAATCACGAAACCGTTTTGGAAGAAGAGAAGGATAATCTGAAATTTCTAAACCGAGAAAAGATCTGGTTTATGAAAACTCCCCAAGGGATCAGGGGAGATATCTTGAAAAAAATTCTGGAAAAACCTTTCACAACGGAACCGACTGATCTATGCACTTGGGCTCAAAGTCAAGGAATCGGCTCCAAGTTAGTGGAATCCAATCCTTATAATCTGAAGATTACCGAAAAGTCAGACCTCACTTTAGCGGAAGCGATTTTGCCTCTTTTCCAA
This genomic interval carries:
- a CDS encoding diaminopimelate decarboxylase, with the translated sequence MQSIENLKFLTPEEARKIATNFGTPVFVYSRKGIEKSCDDALAFPNAFGLTVRFAMKANPGRTVLEILRKKGIHIDASSEHEVQRAILAGFKPSDILLTSQQLARSLKDLIPQGVQFNACSLRQLEEFGKLFPGKEVSVRFNPGLGSGATKKTDVGGKTSSFGIWHEEIGKVKEIVSKYGLKLVRIHTHIGSGSDPEVWKAVAHYTLEIAAQFPDCRTVNLGGGFKVGRMIGEKTTDPQTIGKPVKELFENYAKEKGIQLKMEIEPGSFLMVNNGAILTQVDDIVYTGDGGFTFVKLDMGMDVNTRPALYAAKHPLVVIPSKEKSEQKTGDFVYVGHCCESGDLITQEEGGGPQLRTTQIPEIGDLVVMEGAGAYCSSMSVKNYNSYPETPEVLIDLDGSTKLVRKKQTLEQVLQNEVLVSLG
- a CDS encoding IspD/TarI family cytidylyltransferase, with protein sequence MKSWFPSGNIYLLLLSGGTGSRMKSDIPKQFLELNGKPILLHSLETFIDWGKTKSIVLVSHKDYIPDSETLCSPFLRERDRIVEGGETRHGSTLAGIYSLQYSANDIILIHDAARPFVSSDDLDRLSSATEEFGVATLASKNHETVLEEEKDNLKFLNREKIWFMKTPQGIRGDILKKILEKPFTTEPTDLCTWAQSQGIGSKLVESNPYNLKITEKSDLTLAEAILPLFQNWKKE